In a single window of the Thamnophis elegans isolate rThaEle1 chromosome 8, rThaEle1.pri, whole genome shotgun sequence genome:
- the TMX3 gene encoding protein disulfide-isomerase TMX3, with protein sequence MMRAARKKRLGLWWATAFAAFILAIDASFVEDLDESFKEKRKDDIWLVDFYAPWCGHCKKLEPVWNEVGKEMGSIGSPVKVGKMDATSYSSIASEFGVRGYPTIKLLKGDLAYNYRGPRTKDDIVEFASRVAGPIIRNLPSQHMFEHVQKRHRIFFLYIGGESPLKERYIEVASELIVYTYFFSASEEILPEHITLPEMPAVLVLKDGTYFVYDEYVDGDLSAWVNRERFQGYLKIDGFTLYELGDTGKLVAIAVIDDKNASADHARLKSIVQDVAKNYRDQFHRNFQFGYMDGNEYINSLLMDDLTIPTIVVLNTSNQQYFLSHKPVESTEDLVQFINNILEGTAGAYGGDGILQRIKRIIYDAKSTVGSVFKSSPLLGCFLFGLPLGVISIMCYGICTADSGGSDESETSKKESTSRDLTDEGTEEEAEEESSESPVEFPEREQEQKNILEKKRD encoded by the exons ATTTAAAGAAAAACGTAAAGATGACATTTGGCTTGTTGAT TTCTATGCACCTTGGTGTGGCCATTGCAAGAAATTGGAGCCAGTGTGGAATGAAGTTGGTAAAGAGATGGGAAGTATTGGGTCTCCAGTAAAGGTTGGCAAGATGGATGCAACTTCTTATTCTA GCATTGCCTCTGAATTTGGAGTTCGAGGCTATCCAACAATTAAACT GTTGAAGGGTGACTTGGCATACAATTATAGAGGACCAAGAACCAAAGATGATATTGTTGAGTTTGCAAGTAGAGTTGCAGG GCCTATTATTCGAAATCTCCCTAGCCAACATATGTTTGAGCATGTTCAAAAAAGACATCGCATATTTTTTCTGTACATTGGTGGGGAATCTCCATTAAAG GAAAGATACATAGAAGTTGCTTCCGAACTAATTGTTTATACATACTTTTTTTCTGCCTCAGAAGAGATACTTCCCGag cATATAACACTCCCTGAGATGCCCGCTGTTCTAGTCTTAAAAGATGGAACTTATTTTGTGTATGATG AATACGTAGATGGTGATTTGTCAGCCTGGGTAAATAGGGAAAGATTTCAAGGGTACCTTAAAATAGATGGATTTACACTCTATGAGCTTGGAGACACAG GAAAGCTAGTGGCTATTGCAGTTATTGATGATAAAAACGCTTCTGCAGACCATGCAAG ATTGAAGTCTATTGTTCAAGATGTGGCTAAAAATTACAGGGACCAGTTTCATAG AAACTTCCAGTTTGGCTATATGGATGGAAATGAATACATTAATAGTTTACTAATGGA TGATTTGACAATCCCCACTATTGTTGTCCTGAATACATCCAATCAACAATATTTCCTATCTCATAAACCAGTAGAGAGCACTGAAGATCTGGTCCAGTTCATTAATAATATTTTGGAAGGCACAGCTGGA GCATATGGTGGAGATGGAATTCTTCAACGAATCAAGAGAATAATTTATGATGCCAAGTCTACAGTGGGA TCCGTTTTCAAGAGTTCGCCACTTCTTGGTTGTTTTCTCTTTGGTCTACCATTGGGTGTCATCAGCATCATGTGTTACGGGATTTGCACTGCTGACTCGGGAGGATCAGATGAATCTGAGACATCTAAGAAGGAATCCACAAGCAGGGATCTAACTGATGAAGGCACTGAAGAGGAAGCAGAGGAAGAAAGCAGTGAAAGTCCTGTAGAATTTCCAGAGAGAGAGCaagaacagaaaaatatattggaaaaaaagagagactaa